The region AGAACCGCGAGATGTACGGATCGACCTATGACTGGTACACGCTGGAAGGGCCATTCGTGGTCAAGCGCGGTGGGCGCTATTACTGCTTTTACTCGGGCGGCGCATGGGAGGAACCCAACTACGGCGTGTCCTGGGCAGTGGCTGACCATCCCCTCGGCCCCTGGACCGAGCCCGAGTCGGACGGCCCCACCCTGCTGCGCTCGGTGCCGGGTCAGGTGGTCGGTCCCGGCCACAACTCGGTGGTGACGGGTCCCGACGGGCGCGATTACCTCGTCTACCACGCCTGGGACCCGCAGAAGACAGCGCGGCGGATGTGCATCGACGTCATCGAGTGGACGCCGAATGGCCCCCGCGTGGACGGCCCCAGCTTCACGCCGCGCCCGGCCCCGCTGCCCCGCTAAAACTGACGCGGCGCGGGCGGCGGGGTGGGGGAGGGCCGCGCCCCCTCGTCCCCCGGCCCCGCCTCGCCCAGGTGCAGCGAGCGCAAGGCGGGCACCCGCCACGCGACGAGAGCGACGACCAGCAGCGTGACCACCCCGCCCGCCCACACCGAGCGCACGGTGCCCAGGGCGCTGGCGGCCACGCCACTTTCCAGCGCCCCCAGTTCGTTGCTCGACCCGATGAAAACCAGGCTCACCGCCGCCACCCGCCCGCGCAGGTGATCGGGCGTCCGCAGCCGCAAGATGGCCTTGCGAATCACCATGTTCACCCCGTCGAACACCCCGGTAAAAAAGAGGGCGACCAGCGACACCGCGAAGTCCCGCGACAGCGCGAACACGATGATGCTGACCCCGAACCCCGCCACGCCCAGCAGCAGCGTGCGCCCGCTGTTCCGCAGCGGCGGGTGCCGGGTGGCCCACAGCATCACCAGCAGGGCGCCGACCGCCGGGGCTGCCAGCAGCAGCCCCAGCCCGCGCGGCCCCACCCCCAGGATGTCGGAGGCGAAGACCGGCAGCAGCGCCACCACCCCTCCGAACAGCACCGCGAACAGGTCCAGCGCCATCGACCCCAGAATCACCGGGTCGCGCCGCACGAACCTCAGCCCCCCCCGGATGCTCTCGGCCATGCTCTCCCGCTCCGGGGGCGCGGGCTGCGGCTTGGGCGCGATGCGCCACAGCGCCGCCCACGCCGTCAGCGTCAGCCCCGCAATCAGGACGTAGGTGCCGGTCGCGCTCCAGGTGGCGAGCAGCAGCCCCCCCAGCGCCGGGCCGATGATTCCGGTCGCCTGCCCCACACTCCCCAGCCACGCCGAGGCGTTCACGAAGGCGGACGCCGGGACGATCCGCGTCTCGAACGCCGACGACGCCGGGTCCCCGAACCCCCGCGCCACCCCCGCCACGAACACCAGCACGTAGAGGAGCGTCACGGTGCCCGCGTCCGCCCCACGTGAGGCCAGGGCCAGCCCCAGGGCACACGCCGCGAACACCAGCCGCGTAACGAGCAAGATCGCGCGGCGGTCCAGCCGGTCGGCGTAATGCCCGCCGATCAGGGCCAGCCCCAGCGCCGGGATCGCCTCCACCAGCCCCAGCAGCCCCAGCGCGAGCGGGCTGCGCGTGAGTTCGTACACCTGATACCCGATGGCAACCGCCAGCATCCGGCTCGCCAGCGAGGAGAAGGTGGAGGAGAGCAGCAATGCCCGGAACTCCGGGAACCGCAGGGCGGCGGCAGCGTCGGCGGGGGCGGTCATGCGGGGAGACAGCCTAGTGCAGCCCGGCCTCCCGGACCGTGGGGCGCCGCGTCTCTTCGGAAGGGACGGACTGCGGCAGAACCGATAGGATGCCCCCCATGCTCCCTGCCCTCCGCGACCGCCTGCGCGAGCTGTGCGACATCGACGCCGTCTCCGGCGACGAGCGGCCCCTGCTGCGTTCCCTCCGAACCGCCCTCGCCGGGCAGGTGGACGACTTCCAGATCGACGTGGCGGGCAACGCCTACGCGGTGCGGCGCGGCCCTGCTCCCGGCCCCACCGTCCTGATCGCCGCCCACACCGACGAGATCGGCCTGATGGTCAAGAGCATCGAACCCGGCGGCTTCATCCGCTTCGAGAAGATCGGCGGCGTGATCGACAGCCTGCTCCCCGCGCGGGCGGTGCGGGTGCGCGGCGTGAACGGCGTGATCGGTATGAAGTCCGGCCACTACCAGTCGGAAGCCGAGCGCACCCAGGGCCGCAAGGCGGGCGACCTCTACATCGACCTGGGCTGCTCCAGCGCCGCCGAGGTGGAGGCGCTCGGCGTGCGGATCGGGGACCCAGTGGCCTTTGTCAGCCCGCTGCTGGAGATCGGCGGGCAGCCCCACCTCGTCGCGGGCAAGGCCATCGACAACCGCCTGGGCTGCGCGGTGCTGCTCGAACTGGCGCTGGGGGCCGCGCCCGCCGCTGGAACGGTCATCTACGCCTTCACCGCCCAGGAGGAGGTGGGCCTCAAGGGGGCCAAACTCGCCGCCGAACGCTTTCGCCCCGACCTCGCCCTCGCGCTGGACACCATGCCCACCGGCGACACGCCCGACATGAGCGAGCACCGCGACTTGAATGTGCGGCTGGGCGCGGGTCCCGCTCTGCAAGTGATGGCCGGTCCGGGTGGCCGCGCCAACCTGCTGCACCCCGGCGTGCGCGACTTTCTGGAGGAGGTGGCCCGCGAGCGCGGCGTGCCGCTCCAGGCCTGCACCTTCAGCGGTGGTTCCAACGACTCGGCCGCGATGGCCTGGGCCGGGCTGGGCCTCGCCGCCGGATCGCTGACTCTCCCCAGGCGCTACTCGCACTCGCCCCTCGAACTCGCCGACCTGCGCGACGCCGTGGGCGCCGCCGAGGTGCTGCACGGCGTGGTGGGGCGGCTGCCTAATCTTCCCGACTTTACCTTCCTGCCCGATGACGCCTGACCCCGGTCCCTCCGGCGCGGGCGACCTCTGGCACGTCTACACCGACGGCAGCACCCGCCACGAGCGGCGGCAGACCTTTTCCGGCTGGGCGGCGCGGGCAGTGCAGCCGCAGGCGCGGGAGGTGCGTCAGGTCAGTGGCGCCCGGCCTGGCGGCACCTCGCTGGAGGCCGAAACCGAGGCCATCCTCGCCGGGCTGCGGCTGGTGCCCGGCGGCGCCCCCGCGCGGCTGCACAGCGACCTCGACCTGGGAACGCTGCTGGAGGTGCTGCACTCCCCGGCGGGGGAAGCCGCCCGCGCCCATCTCGCGGACGTGTGGGTCCTGCCCGTCGCCCGCAACCGGGGCCGCCACCCTGCCGACATGCACCGGGTCGCCCGCGCGGAAGAGGCGGATGCGCGGAGCGGCGAGCCTGTGGGCAGCACGGGCCTTTCCAACGCCACCCAGGAGGCCCTGGGCCTCGCCCGCACCGGGCCAGCCGACCCCCCGCTTTCCCTGGGCGAGGCCCGGCGTCTCCCCGGACAGGCGGGGCCGCTCCAGCTCCGGGTCGCCGGTCTGCCGCCCGCCCTCGACGGTGGACCAACCGCCCTCAGCCTGACCCTCGACCTGGGTTCCCTGACGGGACGTGGGCGCACGCCGGAAGAGGTCATTCAGACCGCCCTCCACCCCCTGCTGACCCTGCTCACGCACGGCGCACTCGTCGAGGTGCGCGTGCCTCCCATCTGGGCGGTCCCGACGCAGGCCGCCGCCTCCGGCCTCGCGGGCGTCCGGGTGCTGGCTCACCCAGACCCCGCGCAGCAACACGAGGAGGGGCGTGCTTGACTGAGTCAAGCCGCTGACGTCCTTCTATCTAAATATATACAACCTAACCCCATCCTGACGATCTCACGCCACTCTTCCCCCACATGCCCTAGAGCATTTGACATAAAAAGATGTTTGGGAAGGTATGGGTGAACCAACCGAAGACATCTCGCAACGTCACAGCGTCCAAGGCGGCCCAAATGCTTTGAAGCAGGGCCGGTATGTTTCGCCAATCTCCAGCCCGGACCAGAGCTTTGATCTTGGAAAACAGCATCTCGATGGGGTTGAAGTCTGGACTGTAAGGCGGCAAGAACAACACCGAGCAGCTCTGGGCTTCGATGCGCGTCCGAACGGACGCGCGATGGTGCGCCGAGAGGTTGTCCAGCACGACGACCTGTCCAGGGGTCAGGGCTGGGCACAACACCTCCTGCACATACCACTCGAAGATGGGTCCGTTGACAGCACCCTCGACCACGAGGGGAGCAAAGGGGCCGGTCGCTTGGACCGCGCAGATCAACGTTTGGTTACGACCCCAGTTGCGCGGCACGGCATACCGGACCCGGCAGGTCCGGTGTGCTCGCCCATATCCCCGGGTCATCGCGGTATTGAACCCACTCTCGTCGAGAAAGACCAGCCGTGCGGGTGTCTGAAGGTAAGGCATGAGGTCGTTCAGGAACTGCTGGCGCAGTTCCTCATTGCGTTCGGACGCGACCCGCGTTTTTTTTGTAGGTGATGCCGTGCCGCCGGAACACCCGGTCCACCGTGCGATAACTGATCTTTAAGCCGGTCTTGGCCTCCAGCTTGCGGGCATGTTCTTCCAGCGAGGCGTCGGGGTCCTCCTCCAGCAACTGGAGGAGGACCTGTTCATGCTCGCTCTGCACCGTGCGACGACGCCCGGTGGGCCGCTTCACGTCCCGCAACGTGCCAGCCGCGTGTTTGTTCAGGTACAGCTCGACC is a window of Deinococcus terrestris DNA encoding:
- a CDS encoding MFS transporter; translation: MTAPADAAAALRFPEFRALLLSSTFSSLASRMLAVAIGYQVYELTRSPLALGLLGLVEAIPALGLALIGGHYADRLDRRAILLVTRLVFAACALGLALASRGADAGTVTLLYVLVFVAGVARGFGDPASSAFETRIVPASAFVNASAWLGSVGQATGIIGPALGGLLLATWSATGTYVLIAGLTLTAWAALWRIAPKPQPAPPERESMAESIRGGLRFVRRDPVILGSMALDLFAVLFGGVVALLPVFASDILGVGPRGLGLLLAAPAVGALLVMLWATRHPPLRNSGRTLLLGVAGFGVSIIVFALSRDFAVSLVALFFTGVFDGVNMVIRKAILRLRTPDHLRGRVAAVSLVFIGSSNELGALESGVAASALGTVRSVWAGGVVTLLVVALVAWRVPALRSLHLGEAGPGDEGARPSPTPPPAPRQF
- a CDS encoding M42 family metallopeptidase, which encodes MLPALRDRLRELCDIDAVSGDERPLLRSLRTALAGQVDDFQIDVAGNAYAVRRGPAPGPTVLIAAHTDEIGLMVKSIEPGGFIRFEKIGGVIDSLLPARAVRVRGVNGVIGMKSGHYQSEAERTQGRKAGDLYIDLGCSSAAEVEALGVRIGDPVAFVSPLLEIGGQPHLVAGKAIDNRLGCAVLLELALGAAPAAGTVIYAFTAQEEVGLKGAKLAAERFRPDLALALDTMPTGDTPDMSEHRDLNVRLGAGPALQVMAGPGGRANLLHPGVRDFLEEVARERGVPLQACTFSGGSNDSAAMAWAGLGLAAGSLTLPRRYSHSPLELADLRDAVGAAEVLHGVVGRLPNLPDFTFLPDDA
- a CDS encoding IS630 family transposase (programmed frameshift), which gives rise to MQKRVGARGYSVDLRERIVAAALKDSDHQRVAETFQVWVGTVELYLNKHAAGTLRDVKRPTGRRRTVQSEHEQVLLQLLEEDPDASLEEHARKLEAKTGLKISYRTVDRVFRRHGITYKKTRVASERNEELRQQFLNDLMPYLQTPARLVFLDESGFNTAMTRGYGRAHRTCRVRYAVPRNWGRNQTLICAVQATGPFAPLVVEGAVNGPIFEWYVQEVLCPALTPGQVVVLDNLSAHHRASVRTRIEAQSCSVLFLPPYSPDFNPIEMLFSKIKALVRAGDWRNIPALLQSIWAALDAVTLRDVFGWFTHTFPNIFLCQML